The Amyelois transitella isolate CPQ chromosome Z, ilAmyTran1.1, whole genome shotgun sequence genome contains a region encoding:
- the LOC106133997 gene encoding uncharacterized protein LOC106133997 isoform X6 — protein sequence MIQFTIKTLDSNNHQFSVDDETTVQQLKERIREQLGIEINLQRLIFCGRVLQDDKKLSEYKVDGKVVHLVQRAPPSPEFRNSGHSSTSSSHTATNTTNTTNTEPSPTMQQQIRRLMVALSGPPDFVLDPQQSLSPSTGRMEFIRRMIGEIKASLACLRAHIAGEVRPDPTIDDPGEEPADAATRAQYARRRAIRALRARHSRPRDLGQLIEELEQLQEQFAPHRSHYVRLLRAANDPEPPNYDASERAVHQRTIDMVTDIIHSFAHAYHAISEISFPVGQRNPRLTSEANLMRQPIPMHAHINVIQSNRRPPSATATSGEGSGPNSTTNSTASNEGSTGTSAQAGRNTTQPTVNINIQPDLTYQVEIETRVPIAIPIENAMLTGLANASSPNQEQNQSQQNANSAQGQAQANRRQVLFDFENLFRGLGQGGTLGGVEVVMSMEELPQGGVLANLAGALSGAIAGTGTAGGNATNASGQHSDGAVFLAPMTWGGPPSADLLQNIVSSVIRQGLVPGMEVAVHAPIASQLAQAVQANQAQSPANQAQTQANQAQNQTQSQAQSQAQGQTTQIGQTQPQAHGLPTGQTQPQTQAQGQTQPQAQGQTSQPANQDGSSQQRQSNLHLRRATATSRAQAVALAGLSYDRYLHCESQHARRRMQRRRDQLQQQLVAHERIRNERLAAQNIETILDRNISNLTQDHMNVLLRVLNGRPTREGWLTALLFAIARPIFLSETSTPVPGEPPLAPTEFPPLRMMLRDYMQNLMARARPGDGDNSFEVLADYLTDEHADFLNNMHNITSLRPEVDPLRSVRALIRFRMPAAIASVMSESTSEIFTARFYSIFSRLFSDLGSMILYFCEDGVEGLRALFTAYVDHTMRPFEEPVRVALSTLAQANMTAIIDSIAANTDNIRLFIRRRGTAVPTPPPQRDEPSPMEVSPAAEEEESRPEQDFMPTRLEDIPLPSDPPPDNMPAFQEVAAPPSCQSETGQSETSQSETCQAESCQSEASASEASRSEPCQSQACHTNSCPLATCNLEACQSDSSQSTSDQECDLCEICHLPTESSPEVFETAIVPSARAMEAEAVDEARAVSVTEPAPMVVVAEARPMEDTPPLTEAPRPSSNPTNSSNPNNIRLVPPMVIVQHWGEEWVPVFARDQEAQSTAPPPEPYSDAYLSGMPSRKRRCVRQNRPATTLDGFMNESVREAASERATRVENQLLRLAFREHMRGLARQRADASEDYDPTRYSSAARFLNTRPDKKDSPETERKNKKK from the exons ATGAttcaatttacaataaaaacgtTGGATTCTAACAACCATCAGTTCAGCGTTGATGACGAG acTACAGTGCAACAACTCAAGGAAAGGATACGAGAGCAGTTGGGCATAGAAATAAATCTGCAACGACTCATCTTTTGTGGCAGAGTTCTGCAAGATGATAAAAAGCTTTCGGAATACA AGGTTGATGGGAAGGTGGTACATTTGGTGCAGCGCGCGCCCCCTAGTCCGGAATTCCGGAATAGCGGTCACTCGTCCACCAGCAGCAGTCACACTGCAACCAACACCACCAACACGACTAATACCGAACCAAGTCCTACTATGCAACAGCAAATCAGGAGGCTCATGGTA GCGTTGAGCGGCCCGCCCGACTTCGTGTTGGACCCGCAGCAATCTCTCTCGCCGAGCACCGGCCGCATGGAGTTTATTAGGCGTATGATCGGCGAAATCAAAGCGTCTTTAGCGTGCCTGCGCGCACATATCGCCGGTGAAGTGCGG cCTGACCCAACGATTGATGACCCCGGCGAGGAACCAGCCGATGCAGCGACCCGAGCCCAGTATGCCCGTAGGAG GGCCATAAGAGCGTTGCGGGCCCGCCATTCAAGGCCTCGCGACTTAGGCCAGTTGATCGAGGAGTTGGAGCAGTTGCAGGAGCAGTTCGCCCCTCACCGTTCCCATTATGTGAGGCTCCTGCGAGCTGCCAATGATCCTGAG cCACCTAACTATGATGCAAGTGAGCGAGCGGTTCATCAGCGAACCATAGACATGGTCACGGATATCATACATAGCTTCGCCCACGCGTACCACGCTATCAGCGAAATCAGTTTCCCTGTGGGCCAGAGGAATCCTCGCCTAACTTCGGAAGCTAACTTGATGCGCCAACCGATACCAAtgcat GCACACATTAACGTGATTCAATCTAACCGGCGTCCGCCCTCCGCGACCGCCACGAGCGGCGAGGGCTCTGGCCCGAACTCCACCACCAACTCTACCGCTTCTAACGAAGGAAGTACCGGAACTTCAGCGCAAGCCGGTAGGAACACCACCCAACCGACTGTCAATATAAACATACAGCCAGACCTCACGTACCAAGTAGAGATAGAAACCAGGGTGCCCATAGCCATTCCTATTGAGAACGCTATGCTCACCGGATTGGCAAACGCGTCCTCGCCTAACCAGGAACAAAATCAATCGCAACAGAACGCGAACTCCGCCCAGGGGCAGGCTCAGGCCAATCGTCGCCAGGTGCTGTTCG ATTTTGAGAATTTGTTCCGTGGATTGGGTCAAGGCGGAACACTGGGTGGCGTGGAAGTCGTCATGAGTATGGAGGAGTTACCTCAGGGTGGGGTCCTGGCTAACTTGGCCGGGGCACTGAGCGGCGCTATCGCAGGCACCGGCACCGCCGGAGGAAACGCGACGAACGCCTCCGGACAACATTCCGACGGCGCAG TATTTTTAGCCCCTATGACTTGGGGCGGGCCGCCAAGCGCGGACTTGCTGCAGAATATTGTCTCATCGGTGATTCGTCAGGGGTTGGTCCCGGGGATGGAAGTAGCCGTGCATGCTCCTATTGCATCTCAATTAGCGCAAGCGGTTCAGGCCAATCAGGCCCAAAGTCCGGCTAATCAGGCTCaaactcaggccaatcaggcCCAAAATCAGACCCAAAGTCAGGCTCAAAGTCAGGCTCAAGGTCAGACTACACAAATAGGGCAGACCCAACCCCAGGCACACGGGCTGCCTACAGGGCAGACCCAGCCGCAGACTCAAGCACAAGGTCAGACCCAGCCTCAGGCACAAGGTCAAACATCTCAGCCAGCAAATCAGGACGGTAGCAGTCAACAGAGgcaat CTAACCTACACCTGCGCCGAGCTACGGCCACCAGTCGCGCTCAGGCCGTGGCTCTGGCCGGGTTATCTTACGATCGCTATCTACACTGCGAAAGCCAGCATGCTCGCCGCCGCATGCAGAGGCGACG AGACCAACTTCAACAGCAGTTAGTTGCGCATGAGCGTATTCGTAACGAGCGTCTCGCAGCTCAAAATATCGAGACTATACTCGATCGCAACATTAGTAATCTGACGCAG GATCATATGAATGTCTTGCTACGAGTGCTCAATGGTAGGCCGACGCGAGAGGGCTGGCTAACTGCTCTATTGTTTGCtatt GCTCGCCCGATATTCCTGTCCGAGACTTCGACCCCGGTCCCTGGGGAGCCTCCGCTGGCCCCGACCGAGTTCCCTCCATTGAGGATGATGCTCCGCGACTACATGCAGAATCTGATGGCCCGCGCCCGCCCCGGCGATGGAGATAACTCTTTTGAAGTCCTAGCAGACTATCTGACCGATGAGCATGCTGATTTTCTTAATAACATG CATAACATAACGAGCTTGCGTCCGGAGGTGGATCCTCTGAGGTCCGTCCGGGCCCTGATCCGGTTCCGTATGCCGGCCGCTATCGCCTCGGTTATGTCGGAATCGACATCGGAAATCTTCACCGCTCGATTCTACAGCATCTTCTCGAGGCTGTTCTCAGATTTGGGATCCATGATATTATACTTTTGCGAGGACGGCGTGGAAGGCTTGCGAGCTCTTTTCACAGCTTATGTG GACCATACCATGAGACCATTCGAAGAGCCAGTCCGCGTAGCGTTGTCGACTCTGGCTCAAGCAAACATGACCGCCATTATCGACTCAATTGCAGCCAATACTGACAACATTCGCCTGTTCATACGCAGAAGGGGTACGGCCGTACCGACG CCCCCTCCTCAAAGAGACGAACCGTCACCAATGGAGGTGTCCCCGGCGGCCGAAGAGGAAGAGAGCCGACCAGAACAAGACTTTATGCCGACGAGGCTGGAAGACATCCCGTTGCCCAGCGATCCGCCTCCCGACAACATGCCCGCTTTCCAAGAGGTGGCCGCACCACCATCTTGTCAGTCGGAGACTGGCCAATCGGAGACGTCTCAGTCAGAGACTTGTCAGGCAGAGTCTTGTCAGTCCGAGGCTAGTGCATCTGAAGCTAGTCGGTCTGAGCCTTGCCAGTCACAGGCTTGTCACACGAACTCATGCCCTTTAGCCACATGTAATTTAGAGGCTTGTCAATCTGACTCTTCGCAGTCCACCTCTGATCAAGAATGCGATTTATGCGAGATCTGTCATTTGCCGACAGAGTCGTCGCCCGAAGTATTTGAAACGGCTATCGTACCTTCCGCcag GGCTATGGAAGCGGAAGCAGTTGATGAGGCTAGGGCTGTGAGTGTAACCGAGCCAGCCCCAATGGTAGTAGTCGCTGAAGCTAGGCCCATGGAGGATACACCGCCATTGACCGAAGCCCCAAGGCCCTCATCCAACCCCACCAACTCTTCTAATCCTAATAACATCCGACTT GTACCACCAATGGTAATTGTCCAGCACTGGGGCGAGGAGTGGGTGCCGGTGTTCGCGCGGGACCAGGAAGCACAGAGCACGGCACCGCCACCAGAGCCATACAGCGACGCCTATCTCTCCGGGATGCCGTCCAGAAAACGCCGCTGCGTCCGACAGAATAGACCTGCTACTACTCTCGACGGGTTTATGAACG AAAGCGTACGCGAGGCAGCATCGGAGCGTGCGACAAGGGTGGAAAATCAGTTGCTCCGGCTGGCGTTCCGCGAACACATGCGCGGCTTAGCTCGCCAGCGGGCCGACGCTTCCGAGGACTACGATCCCACTCGCTACTCATCCGCGGCCAGGTTTCTCAACACGAG GCCCGACAAAAAAGACAGTCCTGAAACCGAGAGGAAAAACAAGAAGAAGTGA
- the LOC106133997 gene encoding large proline-rich protein BAG6 isoform X2, protein MIQFTIKTLDSNNHQFSVDDETTVQQLKERIREQLGIEINLQRLIFCGRVLQDDKKLSEYKVDGKVVHLVQRAPPSPEFRNSGHSSTSSSHTATNTTNTTNTEPSPTMQQQIRRLMALSGPPDFVLDPQQSLSPSTGRMEFIRRMIGEIKASLACLRAHIAGEVRENSGVPASREAPEQMESETAPTTQDEPDPTIDDPGEEPADAATRAQYARRRSYRAIRALRARHSRPRDLGQLIEELEQLQEQFAPHRSHYVRLLRAANDPEPPNYDASERAVHQRTIDMVTDIIHSFAHAYHAISEISFPVGQRNPRLTSEANLMRQPIPMHAHINVIQSNRRPPSATATSGEGSGPNSTTNSTASNEGSTGTSAQAGRNTTQPTVNINIQPDLTYQVEIETRVPIAIPIENAMLTGLANASSPNQEQNQSQQNANSAQGQAQANRRQVLFDFENLFRGLGQGGTLGGVEVVMSMEELPQGGVLANLAGALSGAIAGTGTAGGNATNASGQHSDGAVFLAPMTWGGPPSADLLQNIVSSVIRQGLVPGMEVAVHAPIASQLAQAVQANQAQSPANQAQTQANQAQNQTQSQAQSQAQGQTTQIGQTQPQAHGLPTGQTQPQTQAQGQTQPQAQGQTSQPANQDGSSQQRQSNLHLRRATATSRAQAVALAGLSYDRYLHCESQHARRRMQRRRDQLQQQLVAHERIRNERLAAQNIETILDRNISNLTQDHMNVLLRVLNGRPTREGWLTALLFAIARPIFLSETSTPVPGEPPLAPTEFPPLRMMLRDYMQNLMARARPGDGDNSFEVLADYLTDEHADFLNNMHNITSLRPEVDPLRSVRALIRFRMPAAIASVMSESTSEIFTARFYSIFSRLFSDLGSMILYFCEDGVEGLRALFTAYVDHTMRPFEEPVRVALSTLAQANMTAIIDSIAANTDNIRLFIRRRGTAVPTPPPQRDEPSPMEVSPAAEEEESRPEQDFMPTRLEDIPLPSDPPPDNMPAFQEVAAPPSCQSETGQSETSQSETCQAESCQSEASASEASRSEPCQSQACHTNSCPLATCNLEACQSDSSQSTSDQECDLCEICHLPTESSPEVFETAIVPSARAMEAEAVDEARAVSVTEPAPMVVVAEARPMEDTPPLTEAPRPSSNPTNSSNPNNIRLVPPMVIVQHWGEEWVPVFARDQEAQSTAPPPEPYSDAYLSGMPSRKRRCVRQNRPATTLDGFMNESVREAASERATRVENQLLRLAFREHMRGLARQRADASEDYDPTRYSSAARFLNTRPDKKDSPETERKNKKK, encoded by the exons ATGAttcaatttacaataaaaacgtTGGATTCTAACAACCATCAGTTCAGCGTTGATGACGAG acTACAGTGCAACAACTCAAGGAAAGGATACGAGAGCAGTTGGGCATAGAAATAAATCTGCAACGACTCATCTTTTGTGGCAGAGTTCTGCAAGATGATAAAAAGCTTTCGGAATACA AGGTTGATGGGAAGGTGGTACATTTGGTGCAGCGCGCGCCCCCTAGTCCGGAATTCCGGAATAGCGGTCACTCGTCCACCAGCAGCAGTCACACTGCAACCAACACCACCAACACGACTAATACCGAACCAAGTCCTACTATGCAACAGCAAATCAGGAGGCTCATG GCGTTGAGCGGCCCGCCCGACTTCGTGTTGGACCCGCAGCAATCTCTCTCGCCGAGCACCGGCCGCATGGAGTTTATTAGGCGTATGATCGGCGAAATCAAAGCGTCTTTAGCGTGCCTGCGCGCACATATCGCCGGTGAAGTGCGG GAAAATTCTGGTGTCCCGGCTAGCAGGGAGGCTCCGGAACAAATGGAAAGTGAAACGGCACCAACGACACAGGATGAG cCTGACCCAACGATTGATGACCCCGGCGAGGAACCAGCCGATGCAGCGACCCGAGCCCAGTATGCCCGTAGGAG GAGTTACAGGGCCATAAGAGCGTTGCGGGCCCGCCATTCAAGGCCTCGCGACTTAGGCCAGTTGATCGAGGAGTTGGAGCAGTTGCAGGAGCAGTTCGCCCCTCACCGTTCCCATTATGTGAGGCTCCTGCGAGCTGCCAATGATCCTGAG cCACCTAACTATGATGCAAGTGAGCGAGCGGTTCATCAGCGAACCATAGACATGGTCACGGATATCATACATAGCTTCGCCCACGCGTACCACGCTATCAGCGAAATCAGTTTCCCTGTGGGCCAGAGGAATCCTCGCCTAACTTCGGAAGCTAACTTGATGCGCCAACCGATACCAAtgcat GCACACATTAACGTGATTCAATCTAACCGGCGTCCGCCCTCCGCGACCGCCACGAGCGGCGAGGGCTCTGGCCCGAACTCCACCACCAACTCTACCGCTTCTAACGAAGGAAGTACCGGAACTTCAGCGCAAGCCGGTAGGAACACCACCCAACCGACTGTCAATATAAACATACAGCCAGACCTCACGTACCAAGTAGAGATAGAAACCAGGGTGCCCATAGCCATTCCTATTGAGAACGCTATGCTCACCGGATTGGCAAACGCGTCCTCGCCTAACCAGGAACAAAATCAATCGCAACAGAACGCGAACTCCGCCCAGGGGCAGGCTCAGGCCAATCGTCGCCAGGTGCTGTTCG ATTTTGAGAATTTGTTCCGTGGATTGGGTCAAGGCGGAACACTGGGTGGCGTGGAAGTCGTCATGAGTATGGAGGAGTTACCTCAGGGTGGGGTCCTGGCTAACTTGGCCGGGGCACTGAGCGGCGCTATCGCAGGCACCGGCACCGCCGGAGGAAACGCGACGAACGCCTCCGGACAACATTCCGACGGCGCAG TATTTTTAGCCCCTATGACTTGGGGCGGGCCGCCAAGCGCGGACTTGCTGCAGAATATTGTCTCATCGGTGATTCGTCAGGGGTTGGTCCCGGGGATGGAAGTAGCCGTGCATGCTCCTATTGCATCTCAATTAGCGCAAGCGGTTCAGGCCAATCAGGCCCAAAGTCCGGCTAATCAGGCTCaaactcaggccaatcaggcCCAAAATCAGACCCAAAGTCAGGCTCAAAGTCAGGCTCAAGGTCAGACTACACAAATAGGGCAGACCCAACCCCAGGCACACGGGCTGCCTACAGGGCAGACCCAGCCGCAGACTCAAGCACAAGGTCAGACCCAGCCTCAGGCACAAGGTCAAACATCTCAGCCAGCAAATCAGGACGGTAGCAGTCAACAGAGgcaat CTAACCTACACCTGCGCCGAGCTACGGCCACCAGTCGCGCTCAGGCCGTGGCTCTGGCCGGGTTATCTTACGATCGCTATCTACACTGCGAAAGCCAGCATGCTCGCCGCCGCATGCAGAGGCGACG AGACCAACTTCAACAGCAGTTAGTTGCGCATGAGCGTATTCGTAACGAGCGTCTCGCAGCTCAAAATATCGAGACTATACTCGATCGCAACATTAGTAATCTGACGCAG GATCATATGAATGTCTTGCTACGAGTGCTCAATGGTAGGCCGACGCGAGAGGGCTGGCTAACTGCTCTATTGTTTGCtatt GCTCGCCCGATATTCCTGTCCGAGACTTCGACCCCGGTCCCTGGGGAGCCTCCGCTGGCCCCGACCGAGTTCCCTCCATTGAGGATGATGCTCCGCGACTACATGCAGAATCTGATGGCCCGCGCCCGCCCCGGCGATGGAGATAACTCTTTTGAAGTCCTAGCAGACTATCTGACCGATGAGCATGCTGATTTTCTTAATAACATG CATAACATAACGAGCTTGCGTCCGGAGGTGGATCCTCTGAGGTCCGTCCGGGCCCTGATCCGGTTCCGTATGCCGGCCGCTATCGCCTCGGTTATGTCGGAATCGACATCGGAAATCTTCACCGCTCGATTCTACAGCATCTTCTCGAGGCTGTTCTCAGATTTGGGATCCATGATATTATACTTTTGCGAGGACGGCGTGGAAGGCTTGCGAGCTCTTTTCACAGCTTATGTG GACCATACCATGAGACCATTCGAAGAGCCAGTCCGCGTAGCGTTGTCGACTCTGGCTCAAGCAAACATGACCGCCATTATCGACTCAATTGCAGCCAATACTGACAACATTCGCCTGTTCATACGCAGAAGGGGTACGGCCGTACCGACG CCCCCTCCTCAAAGAGACGAACCGTCACCAATGGAGGTGTCCCCGGCGGCCGAAGAGGAAGAGAGCCGACCAGAACAAGACTTTATGCCGACGAGGCTGGAAGACATCCCGTTGCCCAGCGATCCGCCTCCCGACAACATGCCCGCTTTCCAAGAGGTGGCCGCACCACCATCTTGTCAGTCGGAGACTGGCCAATCGGAGACGTCTCAGTCAGAGACTTGTCAGGCAGAGTCTTGTCAGTCCGAGGCTAGTGCATCTGAAGCTAGTCGGTCTGAGCCTTGCCAGTCACAGGCTTGTCACACGAACTCATGCCCTTTAGCCACATGTAATTTAGAGGCTTGTCAATCTGACTCTTCGCAGTCCACCTCTGATCAAGAATGCGATTTATGCGAGATCTGTCATTTGCCGACAGAGTCGTCGCCCGAAGTATTTGAAACGGCTATCGTACCTTCCGCcag GGCTATGGAAGCGGAAGCAGTTGATGAGGCTAGGGCTGTGAGTGTAACCGAGCCAGCCCCAATGGTAGTAGTCGCTGAAGCTAGGCCCATGGAGGATACACCGCCATTGACCGAAGCCCCAAGGCCCTCATCCAACCCCACCAACTCTTCTAATCCTAATAACATCCGACTT GTACCACCAATGGTAATTGTCCAGCACTGGGGCGAGGAGTGGGTGCCGGTGTTCGCGCGGGACCAGGAAGCACAGAGCACGGCACCGCCACCAGAGCCATACAGCGACGCCTATCTCTCCGGGATGCCGTCCAGAAAACGCCGCTGCGTCCGACAGAATAGACCTGCTACTACTCTCGACGGGTTTATGAACG AAAGCGTACGCGAGGCAGCATCGGAGCGTGCGACAAGGGTGGAAAATCAGTTGCTCCGGCTGGCGTTCCGCGAACACATGCGCGGCTTAGCTCGCCAGCGGGCCGACGCTTCCGAGGACTACGATCCCACTCGCTACTCATCCGCGGCCAGGTTTCTCAACACGAG GCCCGACAAAAAAGACAGTCCTGAAACCGAGAGGAAAAACAAGAAGAAGTGA